The region TGAACTTCCTTGGTAGTTTACAAAGCCATTCTGGATTCTTTAAGAAGATAGACTGGATTTTCTGGAGAATATCCCATGTAGTTATAACATTATCAAATGAAAGTCCATCTAAAGGATCCTGAACAATATTTCTGAAGTTATCAACACCTGTCTGGTATGTTGTTATTCCTACAGATTCAAGTCTCTCTAATATAACCGGAATATCCTCTATCCTTATATACCTGAGTTCAACCTGCATACGTGTTGTTATATCTATATAATCTCTTCCAAACTCCCTGGCTATTCTGCCTATCTCTATTGCCTGTTCTTTTTTTAATCTTCCACCGGGAACTCTTACCCTTATCATGAATCTTTCAGGTGTTGAAGGTCTGTAAAAGATACCGAAATTTTTTAAAAAGAAGTTAAGATCATGCTCAGGTATTGATGAAAATCCTTTCTGTGCATAAATTTTAATTCTCTCAAAAGCTTCTTCTGCTGAATACCGCTCTTTAAGCTGTTCTATCTTATTTAATCTTTTATTCTTCTCCTCGCTTATTTTAATTAACCTTTCCATCCAACTTCAGTCCTCATATTTTTTTTCTTTAAAAGCTATTTAGCAATAAGCGTGCCAAAAGAAAAGAATCCTCTCTAAATATTGAAATTCCTGAAAAAAAAGGAAATAAGATGTATAATTGTGATTAACACTCTGGACTAATTAAGTGCAGATGCACTAATTTTGTGCAGTGAGGGAAGGATGAGGATACACTACATACAGCATGTCCATTTTGAGACGCCGGCAAATATTTACAGATGGGCAGATTATAAAAAGCACCAGATAGAGGGAACAAAACTTTTCTTAAATGATCCTTTTCCTGATATAGGCTCATTTGATCTTCTTGTTATTTTAGGAGGACCCATGGGTGTTTATGATGAGGATGAATACCCATGGTTAAAAGATGAGAAAAAATTTATAGAAAGATCTATAAAATCGGGAAAGAAGATACTTGGCATATGTCTTGGAGCTCAGCTTATCGCTGATGTTCTTGGAGGAAAGGTTTACAAAAACAGATACAAGGAGATAGGCTGGTTTGATGTTCAGCTTACATCTGAAGGGAAAAAATCAAAATTTTTCTCAGATCTTCCTGAAAGATTTACAGCTTTCCACTGGCATGGTGATACTTTTGAGATACCTGATGGAGCTGTCCATACGGCAAGATCTGAGGCCTGTGAAAATCAGGCTTTTGTTTATGAAGACCGTGTTGTAGGTTTACAGTTTCATTTGGAGACAGATTTACAGACTGCAAAGGGACTTATTGAAAACTCAGAAGAGGAGCTAAAGGAAAAGGGCATATATATACAGTCTCCTGAGTATATTCTTTCTAGAGAGGATAATTTCAACACAATAGAGAAATTACTTTACAGATTTATGGACAGATTTGAGGATTAGAGATGGCTTTATTTCCTATGTTTGTTGATCTTAAAGACAAGGAGGTTCTTGTAGTTGGTGCGGGGAATGTTGCACTGAGAAAGATAGAGAAACTGATACCATTTTCCCCAAATATCACTGTTGTGGCAGAAAAGGTATCGGAAGATGTTAGAAAAATATGTACAGAAAACGGTATAAAAGTAATAGAGAGATCATTTAAAAAAGAGGATCTGATAGATAAAGAAATGGTGATAGTAGCGGTTGATAATATTGATCTTCAGAAGGAGATATTTAAGTACTGCAGAGATCTTAAGATTCCCGTGAACTCTGTTGACAGTCCTGAGTACTGTGATTTTATTTTTCCAGCTTACGTAAAGATAGGTGATATAGTTATAGGGATAACAACCTCAGGAAAGGCTCCAGGTTTATCTGCAAAGATAAGGGAGATCATTGAAAACTGCCTTCCTGAGAACTTGGAAGATATACTTGAGGAGCTTTCCAATATAAGACAGACTAAAGAGAAAGGAAAGGAGAGACAGGAGCTTATAAAAAAGATAATACAGGAAAAGCTCGGCTGATTATCTTCCGTAAAGTCCCACTATATGTGTCTGTGCAAGAACGTGACCTTCCATTTTGTACATAACATCCTGTTTAACAGCTCCTGGAGGAAGACCCAATACAGGAATATCAAGGGCATAAATTCTTATGTAGTATCTGTGAGGCATACCTTTTGGAGGACACGGCCCAAAATAACCGATCCTTCCAAAATCGTTAATTCCCTGCTTCATGTAACCATTGACCACAGGTGTTTTTGGAATGTTCTCATTTAATGCAGTAACTGTATAAGGGATATCATAAATTATCCAGTGTGTGAAGACACCCATAGGAGCATCCGGATCTTCCATTATTATTACAAAGCTTTTCGTATCAGGAGGAAAATCTCCCCAGAAAAGATCAGGAGAAACATTCATACCATCACAGGTATACTTACGGGGTATAAATCCGTTTTCCATGAAAGCTGAAGTCCTTATAAAAAATGAAGGTTTACCAAAGTTGTTCTCGTCAGCTTTCACAGAGTATAGAGAAGTGATAAGTATAATAAATAAGCCTATGATCCTTAACATCTGCTACCTCCCGTATATTCCTGTTAATTTTCCTTTTGATAGTATTTTACCTTCCATCCTTTCTTCAACTATCTTTTTTGTTGCACCTGTAGGAAGTTCGAGGGAAACAACGGAAATGGCGTAAACGTTAAAAACATACCTGTGGGTACTTCCCCTGGGAGGACAGGGTCCACCATAACCTATTCTTCCAAAATCATTAATCCCCTGTTTTATTCCGTCTATCTGCGGAACTTTTGGAAAGTTTTCAGGGAGAAGTCTTAAAGAGGATGGGATGTCGTAAACTACCCAGTGTGTGAAGACACCCATAGGAGCATCCGGATCTTCCATAATGAGAACGAAGCTTTTTGTTTCTTCAGGAACATTGTCCCAGACTATCTCAGGGGAAATGTCCATACCATCACATGTATAATCAACAGGGATAGGCTCTCCCTCATCAAAGGACATGCTTTTTACAATTATAGGTTCCATTTTTATCTCCTGTGTTACGGATATAATACTAAATCTATAGTTTTTTTTGCAATTTTCTATCTTTTTTTCAGGAGATAAAATACTTTACTGCAGAACTCAAGGTCAGATGTGAGTTTTAGAGCCTGATTAAGATTATTTCCTATAACAAAACTCCCATGTTTCTTAACTATCACGATTTTTTTATTCTGATTTTTGAAGGTTTCTGAAAGTTTTTCAGCAAGTTCTTTAGAACCACTTGGTTTTTCAACGTCGAGAATAGGGACCTCCCCTACAAAAAGCTTTCCTTCATTGTCTACAGGTACAAAAATATTTTCTGTTAAAAAACTTATCACAACTGCATGAACAGGATGTGCATGGATTACAGCTTTAGCCTCTGTATTTTTGTATATCTCCCTGTGAACTATAAGCTCGCTTGATGCTATCCTGTCCTTTACAGTTTCGTAAAATATAGGAAGTTTTACTATATCATCTTCTTTAAGGTAGCCAAGCATACTCCCTGTCTTTGTTATATAAAGGTGGTCACCTTCTCTGACTGATATATTCCCTGCATGACTGTTTACCAGTCCCTCCCTGTAAAGAACTTCCCCTGTAAATATTATCTCTTTAATGATCTCTCCATTCATATCTATTTCCCTTCAATGTGCTGTGATATTTCTATTTTATGACATTTCTCATTTGATAAAAATCATAAAATAGAGCTGATTTTTCAGGTATCTTTTTCACAGATTTTAAAACAAAAATAAAAAACAGGAGGAAAATACATGGCTACAACAGTAACATTAAAAGGAAACGCAGTTGCACTGGCAGGTCCAGAAATTAATGTTGGAGACAGAGCTCCTGAAGCTGTGGTGGTAGCTTCAGACCTTTCAGAAAAAACAATAGGTGGAGCTACAGGAAAGACTCAGGTTATCATTACAGTCCCTTCACTTGACACACCTGTCTGTGAGGCTGAAACTAAAAAGTTCAACGACATTCTGGCAGGACTTGATGTTGATGTAACAGTTGTCTCAATGGATCTTCCATTTGCTGAGAAAAGATTCTGTGAGTCTTTTAACATAGGAAATATCACTGTAGCATCTGATTTCAGATACAGAGATATGGAAAAGTACGGTGTTCTTATAGCTGAAGGTGCTTTAAAGGGAATTTTAGCAAGAGCTGTATTTGTTGTTAACGGTGAAGGAAAGGTTGTTTACAAACAGATCGTTCCTGAGATAACAGAAGAACCAAACTACGATGATGTTTTAGCCTGCTTAAAATCTTTATAAAATCTGTAGGGGCTCTCAAGCCCCTTCTCACTTATAATCATAGACAGAATGTAAATAAAAAATAAAAACCCTGCTAGATAAACCACAGAGTAAAAAAGGAACTCTACTTTATTAATGTTTCCAGTAATCAGTATGAATAGATCCTTCTGGCTCAAAATCAGATATACAGATCTCAGATATATTAAAAGTTGAACAATAAAAATCAAAATCAGGTAATACCTGTTAAATATGAAACTGTCTGTTAGATAATATATTTTGTAAAGCCTGTCTTCTGAATCGGATAGTGATATTAAAATCTGCTTCAAGCTTATAATCTTCCTGAAATTCAGGTATACAATCAGTGTTATAAGACTTACTATAACCGGAAATGTTTTTATAAAATCTGTAAGATTTACCGGAAGTTTACCTATTGGTGAATCTATTGTACTTAACTTTCTTTTCAGACTCTCTTCATGTAGATTAACCTCATTGATCTTTTCTTTGAGTTTATCGGCTTTTATCCTTTCTCTATCGAGATATCCTCTGAACCGATCAAGGTAATCTTTAATTTCTTCCAGGAATATCCTGACGGTCTGTTTGAAACTGGATGAGATTTTCTCAGCTATCACACTCCTATCTTCAATTATGAGATCATAATCTTTCCAGAAATTTTCATCAAGGGATCTGTAGTAACTCTCAAAAGATCTGAATGTGGAGTTATAAATTTTTAAAAGATTTTTCGAGTCTATACCGATTTCCATAGAGGTTCTGTTTAGAGGTCTTATTATCTCCTCATCCGCCATCTTGAACATATTTCTGTACCATTTATCAACATACCATAGAACAGCCTCTTTAACCCCTGAAAGATGTTTGAAATACTCGTAGTCTTCTTCTGTGATACCGGGATCAGGTGGTTCCCTATTCTCCGATCCAAAGTATTCCTTGAAATCAATGATGGCACCTGCAAGTTCGTAAGGAAATATATCAATTCTGTTTTCAAGATCCTCGTAGGAAATAACAGATCTTGATATGGTTTTCTGAAGTTTTTTTATCTTTTTTTCAAGTTTCTCAACCTCAGTAAGCTGAATCTTAAGGGTTATTTCAAGTGATCTTTTCTGGGACTGGTATGAGAAGTAAGGTTCAAGTATGTATACATATCCAAAAACGGCAAAGAAAAGCCCTCCAATAAGAATTTTATTGTATCTTCTTCTTGATTCAATAAACTCTTTAAAAAAGAAGCTGAAGAGATCTGACATAACAATACCTTAAAATTTGACACGGGAGGCAGATAGAGTGCTGTATTTTTAATTAATATAAATCCTGGTGTATTTTTTTAAACCTTCTTTTTTATCTCACTTTCAAGATCCTCATTATTCTTTAATATCTGGATCAGCCTATCTTCATCAAAATTGTCTGATACTTTTTTCTTTGTTTTAAGATCGTAGATAAAAAAGATCTCATTTCCGTAACTTCCGATTACATAATCTGACTTTCCTATTACGGCTCCTGCAATAACTGATGACTTGAAATCATCTGTCAGTTTTTCACCAGTATTGATGTTGTAAAGGGCATAATAACCATCTCTTTTCCCCCAGAAATAACAGCTTTCTCCCGTTAAGGCTCCCCTGTCTCTTATCTTATCAAACCACTCAGTTTTCCTGCCTTCAAGGGTGAATAACGCCTCTTTCCCTTCTTCTGTTACCCTGAAAAATCCTGACTGTCCCTTAACAAGTCCAAGGGGAGAGATCCAGTCGTGGTATTCTGTAACCTGTTCACCTGTAATTCCATTGAAGATAGCCCATTTAACCCTGTTTAGATATCTTAATGGATCTTTTTTATCCTTTATTTTTTCTTTCGTTCCTATAAGGAACTCAGACTCTCCTTTCAGATACCCTGAATTAAGTATCCATCCAAGCTTTAAAGTTTTTGTTGCCGTTTCTATATATATGAAACAGTCCTTTTCTATTACTCTCATTTATATCTCCCTGTTGTATAATTTTTGAACTAAATTCAAACATCTAATTAAAGGAAGTTGTATGACAAATTTAATAGACAGAGTTTCATTTAATGATTGTTTTGATAGGATTCTTGATCTGTTTTATATGGAAACAGGTATTGTATTTAAAACTAAAAGGGATATAGCAAAGAGAAAGATTGATACTTTTCTTAGAAAACAGGGATTCAGAGACTGCAGTTCTTTTTTAAAAGCCCTTGAGGATAGCGATAATCTGATGCAGAAACTCATAGATTTTCTCACTGTTAATGAGACATACTTTTTTAGAGAGAAACATCATTTTGAGATCATCTATGATCTTTTGAAAGATAAAAAGAAACCTGTAAGAATACTTTCAATTCCTTCTTCATCTGGTGAGGAGGTTTACTCACTTTTAATATTCTTACTTGAGAAAGGGGTTGATCCATCAAATTTTGAGATAGTAGGGGCTGATATTAACAGAGAAGCTGTTGAGAAGGCGAAAAAGGGTGTTTTTTCATTTAGAAGCATGATGAATGTTGATGAAAGTGTGCTGGACAGGTATTTTGAGCGTGTTGACGGTAATGTATACAGGATAAAGGATATTTATAAGAGATATGTCAGTTTTTTAAATATAAATCTTTTTTCTGATAGAATCTTTACACTTGGTAAGTTTGATTTTATTCTTTGTAGAAATCTGTTTATATATTTCAGTGAGGAGTACAAACAGAAGGCTATGGATATTTTTTATAAACTTTTAAAGGATGATGGAGTCCTTATTCTGGGGCACGCTGATACGGTGAGAGAGTTTAAAAATTTTAAAAGGGAGTTTAATAAGGGAAGTTACATATACAAAAAACTAGAGAGGGAAGAAGATGTTGGATAAAAGTTACCTTGAAAAATGGGATAAGGAGTACTTCTGGCATCCTTTTACACAGATGAAGATTTATAGAGAAGAGGAAAATGTTATCGTTGAGCGTGGAGAGGGCGTTTATGTATATGATATACATGGAAATAGATATCTTGATGGCGTATCTTCCCTTTGGTGTAATGTTCACGGACATAACCACCCGAAACTAAATCAGGCATTGATAGATCAGGTTAACAGGATAGCCCACTTTACAACACTGGGAGCATCAAATGTTCCTGCTGTTGTCTTTGCCAAAAACCTTATTGATATAGCCCCACCAAAGTTGAGAAAGGTTTTTTACAGTGAGGATGGTGCTGAGGCTATGGAGATAGCGATAAAGATAGCATACCATTACTGGCATAATAAGGGAGAGTTTCAGAGAAATAAGTTTGTAACCCTTTCTGAGGCATACCATGGTGATACTATCGGGAGTGTAAGTGTTGGGGGTATAAATATATTTCATGAGAAGTACAGACCTCTTCTTTTTGATGTTTACAAGATGCCGTCACCTTACCTTGAGGCTGTTAAGAAAGCTGGAAGGGAAAAGGCCCTTGAGTATGACACAACAAAACTGCTTATTGAGGAGGTTGAGGAGTTTATATTCAAAAATCATCAGGAGATAGCAGGATTTGTTCTGGAAGGTGGTGTTCAGGGAGCTGCTGGAATACTGCCGTTTCCTAAAGGTTATCTTAAGGAGATAAGAAGGATATGTGATGAGTATAACATACTTATGATTGTGGATGAGGTTGCTACCGGATTTGGAAGATCAGGCTATATGTTTGCCTGTGAGAAGGAAGGTATTGAGCCTGATATTATGGCTTTAGGAAAAGGTATAACGGGTGGCTATCTCCCACTTGCTGCAACACTGGTCACAGATGAGATATTCAACGAGTTTTTAGGTGAGTTTGGAGAGGCTAAACATTTTTACCACGGACATACTTATACAGGAAATCCTCTTGCCTGCAGTGTTGCTATAGCAAATCTTGAGGTTTTTGAAGAGGAACAGACACTGAAAAAACTACAGCCAAAGATAAAACTTCTTGAAGAGAGATTAAAAGAGTTCTGGGACCTGAAACATGTTGGTGATGTAAGACAGTACGGATTTATGGCTGGTATAGAGCTTGTCAGGGATAGAAAAAGTATGGAGCCTTTCCCCTATGGAGAGAGAACAGGCTTCAAGGTGGCAGGAGAGATGTTAAAAAGGGGAATATGGGTAAGACCCCTTGGCGATGTAATGGTTATAATGCCACCCCTTGTTATAACGGAAGACCAGCTCAACTACTTTTTAGACAGTCTTAAAGAAAGTATTAAGGCTGTTACAGAGGTATAATTAAGCTTCTTCTATAAACTCCCTTAACTGTTTTGGGAGTTCAGCTTCCACATCTTTTATTTCACCATCTGAAACATGTCTTTTTATAACCCTTATAACAGCCTTTATAGCCTCTTTTGCATGCTGCTCATTTCCAAGATCTCTTGCTGCTGTTCTTCTATCCTCTTCCATTACTGCGTGGATAAGATCTTCCACATGCTTGATAGACTTATCAGGGCTTTCTGTAATTCTCCAGCCATCAACAGCTATAGCCTTTATACACATCGGTAGCTGTGCAAGAAGGTCCAGAAACTCCTCAGGAGTTAATCTTCTTCTTAAGGCGTGTAAGACAGCTCTTAGAATTCTTCCTGCTCTGTCTTTATCTCCGGGAACTCCAAGTTCCTCAGCAAGCTCTTTTAAAAACAGATTTCCGTTTGCAACGTATTTCTCAAAGTTCATCTCTGAACCCTCCTTGTTATATTATTTTTTCTAATTTTAAATATATGAATGGAATGTACTTAATTCAATAACGAAATATGTTTTATATCTCCGTTAATCTTATGTTAATTTTCCAGATTGATTTAAACGAAAAAATTTTATAGATTGTATATTCCCTTCCAAAAAATTTTTGAGGTAACGGAATGTCAGGAGATTTTGTCCATTTACATCTACACACCCATTACTCACTGTTAGACGGTGCAATCAAGATTCCCGAGCTTGCACAGAAAGCTGTTGAGTACGGATATAAAGCTGTTGGGATGACAGATCACGGAAATATATTCGGGGCTGTCCAGTTCTACCAGGAGATGAAGAAGGTAGGGATAAAGCCTATCATAGGTATGGAGGCATACTTCACATCTAACAGGTTTGAGAAAAAAGGGAAGGGATCAGAGGATATACTTTCTGATAAAAACTACCATCTTATACTACACGCAAAGGACAAAACAGGATTTAAAAACCTTATGAAGCTTTCATCACTGGCTTATACAGAAGGTTTCTATTACAAACCGAGA is a window of Persephonella marina EX-H1 DNA encoding:
- a CDS encoding type 1 glutamine amidotransferase — translated: MRIHYIQHVHFETPANIYRWADYKKHQIEGTKLFLNDPFPDIGSFDLLVILGGPMGVYDEDEYPWLKDEKKFIERSIKSGKKILGICLGAQLIADVLGGKVYKNRYKEIGWFDVQLTSEGKKSKFFSDLPERFTAFHWHGDTFEIPDGAVHTARSEACENQAFVYEDRVVGLQFHLETDLQTAKGLIENSEEELKEKGIYIQSPEYILSREDNFNTIEKLLYRFMDRFED
- a CDS encoding precorrin-2 dehydrogenase/sirohydrochlorin ferrochelatase family protein, translating into MALFPMFVDLKDKEVLVVGAGNVALRKIEKLIPFSPNITVVAEKVSEDVRKICTENGIKVIERSFKKEDLIDKEMVIVAVDNIDLQKEIFKYCRDLKIPVNSVDSPEYCDFIFPAYVKIGDIVIGITTSGKAPGLSAKIREIIENCLPENLEDILEELSNIRQTKEKGKERQELIKKIIQEKLG
- a CDS encoding YbhB/YbcL family Raf kinase inhibitor-like protein gives rise to the protein MLRIIGLFIILITSLYSVKADENNFGKPSFFIRTSAFMENGFIPRKYTCDGMNVSPDLFWGDFPPDTKSFVIIMEDPDAPMGVFTHWIIYDIPYTVTALNENIPKTPVVNGYMKQGINDFGRIGYFGPCPPKGMPHRYYIRIYALDIPVLGLPPGAVKQDVMYKMEGHVLAQTHIVGLYGR
- a CDS encoding YbhB/YbcL family Raf kinase inhibitor-like protein; the encoded protein is MEPIIVKSMSFDEGEPIPVDYTCDGMDISPEIVWDNVPEETKSFVLIMEDPDAPMGVFTHWVVYDIPSSLRLLPENFPKVPQIDGIKQGINDFGRIGYGGPCPPRGSTHRYVFNVYAISVVSLELPTGATKKIVEERMEGKILSKGKLTGIYGR
- a CDS encoding class II aldolase/adducin family protein, whose amino-acid sequence is MNGEIIKEIIFTGEVLYREGLVNSHAGNISVREGDHLYITKTGSMLGYLKEDDIVKLPIFYETVKDRIASSELIVHREIYKNTEAKAVIHAHPVHAVVISFLTENIFVPVDNEGKLFVGEVPILDVEKPSGSKELAEKLSETFKNQNKKIVIVKKHGSFVIGNNLNQALKLTSDLEFCSKVFYLLKKR
- the tpx gene encoding thiol peroxidase, with amino-acid sequence MATTVTLKGNAVALAGPEINVGDRAPEAVVVASDLSEKTIGGATGKTQVIITVPSLDTPVCEAETKKFNDILAGLDVDVTVVSMDLPFAEKRFCESFNIGNITVASDFRYRDMEKYGVLIAEGALKGILARAVFVVNGEGKVVYKQIVPEITEEPNYDDVLACLKSL
- a CDS encoding CheR family methyltransferase, whose translation is MTNLIDRVSFNDCFDRILDLFYMETGIVFKTKRDIAKRKIDTFLRKQGFRDCSSFLKALEDSDNLMQKLIDFLTVNETYFFREKHHFEIIYDLLKDKKKPVRILSIPSSSGEEVYSLLIFLLEKGVDPSNFEIVGADINREAVEKAKKGVFSFRSMMNVDESVLDRYFERVDGNVYRIKDIYKRYVSFLNINLFSDRIFTLGKFDFILCRNLFIYFSEEYKQKAMDIFYKLLKDDGVLILGHADTVREFKNFKREFNKGSYIYKKLEREEDVG
- the bioA gene encoding adenosylmethionine--8-amino-7-oxononanoate transaminase; amino-acid sequence: MLDKSYLEKWDKEYFWHPFTQMKIYREEENVIVERGEGVYVYDIHGNRYLDGVSSLWCNVHGHNHPKLNQALIDQVNRIAHFTTLGASNVPAVVFAKNLIDIAPPKLRKVFYSEDGAEAMEIAIKIAYHYWHNKGEFQRNKFVTLSEAYHGDTIGSVSVGGINIFHEKYRPLLFDVYKMPSPYLEAVKKAGREKALEYDTTKLLIEEVEEFIFKNHQEIAGFVLEGGVQGAAGILPFPKGYLKEIRRICDEYNILMIVDEVATGFGRSGYMFACEKEGIEPDIMALGKGITGGYLPLAATLVTDEIFNEFLGEFGEAKHFYHGHTYTGNPLACSVAIANLEVFEEEQTLKKLQPKIKLLEERLKEFWDLKHVGDVRQYGFMAGIELVRDRKSMEPFPYGERTGFKVAGEMLKRGIWVRPLGDVMVIMPPLVITEDQLNYFLDSLKESIKAVTEV
- a CDS encoding DUF2267 domain-containing protein; amino-acid sequence: MNFEKYVANGNLFLKELAEELGVPGDKDRAGRILRAVLHALRRRLTPEEFLDLLAQLPMCIKAIAVDGWRITESPDKSIKHVEDLIHAVMEEDRRTAARDLGNEQHAKEAIKAVIRVIKRHVSDGEIKDVEAELPKQLREFIEEA